Below is a window of Tolypothrix bouteillei VB521301 DNA.
CTTGACGCATAACACGAGAACGCCCGTAATCTTCTTCTATATAAAACGTATTACGGGCAACGTGAGCGCAGTGCTTGCAGCCAATACAGGTAATTTCATCAACGTATACTCCTTTTTGCCGGAGCACACCCCCTAACTCTGGTTCAAAACCGGAACGTTCTGGGTCATCTCGTAAAAAACCCCCCAATTCTGGCTCTAAACCAGAACGATGCTCCTCCCCTTGTTCCGGTGAAAGGAAATCGGACATCAA
It encodes the following:
- a CDS encoding ferredoxin — its product is MSDFLSPEQGEEHRSGLEPELGGFLRDDPERSGFEPELGGVLRQKGVYVDEITCIGCKHCAHVARNTFYIEEDYGRSRVMRQDGDPEDVIQEAIDTCPVDCIHWVDYTKLRKLEDERKYQVIPLIGYPIDQAVVSSQQRRKKQKLKRKKSSY